Proteins encoded by one window of Streptomyces sp. LX-29:
- a CDS encoding response regulator transcription factor, with translation MPISVLLVDDEQLVRAGLAAILSAQPDIDVVGEAADGAAVLPLVRELRPDVVAMDVRMPLLDGIEATRAVLRTIPDPPKILVITTFENDEYVYEALRAGADGFLLKRARPAEIVHAVRLVAEGDSLLFPAAVRELAAGRANAGARETMARAALTDREAEVLRLMTRGMSNAEIARTLLLGTETVKTHVSAVLSKLGARDRTQAVIAAYESGFVTPG, from the coding sequence TCGTCGACGACGAACAGCTCGTGCGCGCCGGGCTGGCCGCCATCCTCAGCGCGCAACCGGACATCGACGTGGTGGGCGAGGCCGCCGACGGGGCGGCGGTGCTGCCGCTCGTCCGCGAGCTGCGTCCGGACGTGGTGGCGATGGACGTGCGGATGCCGCTGCTGGACGGCATCGAGGCGACCCGCGCGGTGCTGCGCACGATCCCGGACCCGCCGAAGATCCTGGTGATCACGACCTTCGAGAACGACGAGTACGTCTACGAGGCGCTCCGCGCGGGGGCCGACGGCTTCCTGCTCAAGCGGGCCCGGCCCGCCGAGATCGTGCACGCGGTGCGGCTGGTCGCCGAGGGCGACTCGCTGCTGTTCCCCGCCGCCGTACGGGAGCTGGCGGCCGGCCGCGCGAACGCGGGCGCCCGGGAGACGATGGCGCGGGCCGCGCTGACCGACCGCGAGGCGGAGGTGCTGCGGCTGATGACGCGCGGGATGTCCAACGCGGAGATCGCGCGGACCCTGCTGTTGGGCACCGAGACGGTCAAGACGCATGTCAGCGCGGTGCTGAGCAAGTTGGGAGCCCGGGACCGCACCCAGGCGGTGATCGCGGCGTACGAGTCCGGATTCGTCACCCCCGGCTGA